Proteins encoded in a region of the Bdellovibrionota bacterium genome:
- the yidC gene encoding membrane protein insertase YidC, with protein sequence MNPQNSNNSFFDQKTLLAIVIVFGCILGWQYYLTKKYPQTEAQVEQKVEKALDTIPTKDKDTVAVVPKSDIEVAPNNENIVVFKSEPFNFEISSRGMGLKNIQLNQFKERDLSGVIIAKGGTEAYLGETRIDGAPVYFNLSKVSETVYKGTGKAGEIVVTKTIEVNPAKYSVKTTIETSSAPKVLETLLVEEVVQNKSSSFLMPSFDFESVFVAYDTKTERADIKADESKIFDEDFKNVSIASVGKHYFTSAIIDNTAIAPTFSAKVDLQKSIALGTLKYVQENGTVNKFETTTFIGPKELKLLEQVDPRLTETINFGIFSIVAKPILMLLKLLYSWFGNYGVAIIIVTLFIRMLLLPLNVSSYKSMKKMQVIQPQLKALKERYKKDPRQLQVETMNLMKREKVNPIGGCLPMLLQLPVFIALYNVLAQSIELYQAPFMLWIHDLSLKDPYYVLPVLMGITMFIQQKITPTTMDPAQAKAMQIMPVIFSLMMISLPSGLTLYIFVSTLFGIIQQYMIMKEKKTDGEVGAVTKLN encoded by the coding sequence ATGAACCCACAGAACAGCAACAATAGCTTCTTCGACCAAAAAACACTTCTCGCAATCGTGATCGTCTTTGGATGTATTCTTGGATGGCAGTATTATCTAACAAAAAAATATCCTCAAACAGAAGCTCAAGTAGAGCAAAAAGTTGAAAAAGCACTCGATACAATTCCGACAAAAGATAAAGATACAGTAGCAGTGGTGCCAAAATCAGATATCGAAGTTGCGCCTAACAATGAAAACATTGTTGTGTTTAAAAGCGAGCCATTTAACTTTGAGATTTCTTCTCGTGGAATGGGATTAAAAAACATCCAATTAAACCAATTTAAAGAAAGAGATCTAAGCGGTGTAATTATCGCAAAAGGCGGAACAGAAGCTTATCTGGGTGAAACAAGAATAGATGGGGCGCCTGTTTATTTTAATCTAAGCAAAGTTTCAGAGACAGTCTATAAGGGAACAGGAAAAGCAGGCGAAATAGTAGTTACAAAAACAATCGAAGTAAACCCAGCAAAATATTCAGTAAAAACAACGATAGAAACAAGCTCGGCGCCAAAAGTTTTAGAAACTTTATTGGTTGAAGAGGTTGTCCAAAACAAATCTAGCTCTTTCCTAATGCCATCTTTTGATTTTGAATCGGTGTTTGTTGCCTACGACACAAAAACAGAAAGAGCGGACATTAAGGCTGACGAATCGAAGATATTTGATGAAGACTTTAAGAATGTATCTATAGCGTCTGTAGGAAAACATTACTTCACGTCGGCAATCATCGATAATACAGCAATTGCCCCAACGTTCTCAGCAAAAGTTGATTTACAAAAATCGATAGCACTTGGAACATTAAAATACGTTCAAGAAAACGGAACAGTAAATAAATTTGAAACAACAACATTTATAGGACCCAAGGAATTAAAGTTACTAGAGCAGGTGGACCCAAGGCTCACAGAGACTATCAATTTTGGAATTTTCTCTATCGTAGCAAAGCCAATCTTAATGCTACTAAAGCTTTTGTATTCTTGGTTTGGTAACTACGGTGTAGCGATCATCATTGTAACTCTTTTTATTAGAATGTTGCTACTTCCGCTCAACGTTTCTTCTTATAAATCTATGAAGAAGATGCAGGTCATTCAGCCTCAACTTAAAGCTCTTAAAGAAAGATACAAAAAAGATCCAAGACAGCTTCAGGTAGAGACGATGAATCTTATGAAGAGAGAAAAGGTTAATCCGATCGGCGGGTGCCTTCCGATGTTGCTACAGCTTCCGGTCTTCATTGCACTCTATAACGTCCTTGCACAGAGTATTGAGCTCTATCAAGCGCCGTTTATGCTTTGGATACATGATTTAAGCTTAAAAGACCCTTATTATGTGCTTCCTGTGCTTATGGGGATCACTATGTTTATTCAACAAAAAATCACACCAACGACCATGGATCCTGCCCAAGCAAAAGCTATGCAGATCATGCCTGTGATTTTTTCTTTAATGATGATTTCACTACCCAGCGGACTGACATTATATATATTTGTGAGCACGCTATTCGGTATTATCCAACAGTATATGATTATGAAAGAAAAAAAGACGGACGGCGAAGTGGGCGCTGTAACGAAATTAAACTAA
- a CDS encoding R3H domain-containing nucleic acid-binding protein yields MGILNKIFGSKKSSANDGAIQIVEDTLDGIFGRANFDLSYDLNSDEEGNIEVEIFGNDQENLIDKEGQLLDAFQLYLKRVLQHQLPDLKLNVNCDSNGFRKEASEELIRLADKLKKIALDKNKSVYFRALPPKDRKVIHQYLAEDGRVKSRSVGEGHFKKIKIYPAKADKPEGSKRADA; encoded by the coding sequence ATGGGAATACTTAATAAAATTTTTGGATCTAAGAAAAGTAGCGCAAATGATGGCGCAATCCAAATTGTTGAAGATACACTAGATGGAATCTTCGGAAGAGCAAACTTCGATTTATCTTACGATTTAAATTCTGATGAAGAAGGAAATATCGAAGTAGAAATTTTTGGGAATGATCAAGAAAATTTGATCGACAAAGAAGGTCAGCTTTTAGACGCTTTTCAACTCTATTTAAAAAGAGTGCTTCAGCACCAACTGCCAGATCTAAAGTTAAATGTTAATTGTGATTCAAACGGTTTTAGAAAAGAAGCCAGCGAAGAGCTTATCAGACTTGCAGACAAACTAAAAAAAATCGCCCTCGACAAAAATAAATCTGTTTATTTCAGAGCTCTGCCTCCAAAAGATAGAAAAGTCATTCATCAGTATCTTGCTGAAGACGGAAGAGTGAAAAGCAGATCTGTAGGCGAAGGGCATTTCAAAAAAATCAAGATTTATCCAGCTAAGGCGGATAAGCCTGAAGGTTCAAAAAGAGCAGATGCTTAG
- the mnmE gene encoding tRNA uridine-5-carboxymethylaminomethyl(34) synthesis GTPase MnmE encodes MLSYKVADTICAIATPSGHGGISVVRICGPRTLEVSRKLMNLPVDIESHRAYLTIVNSADQTKQIDEALVTYFGQGKSYTNDETLEISCHGSPVIAEEIIQNLILAGCRLAQKGEFTFRAFMSGRIDLLQAESILTLIQSDTKKAAEISLRQLKGELSDKVKEMQDKMTWLLAHLEASIDFSLEDLQTVDYETIKTKVEEIYALNKKLLDTYKKGKVITDSMNVALVGEPNAGKSSLFNQLIKNDKAIVTEIAGTTRDILEGYVIIGGVKVKFIDTAGLHDTKDTVEIIGIQKTRDQLKVVDHIFYVVDATQDKPILDTEILEKYSEKIIFLLNKKDLPKFKENFTHVIGKKVDNQVFLVSAKIPETLDEVVLYLENKIKQAFHESSAVVLKTRQFELLEKMNQCLERAKNLSSENASSEFTAFELRDALECCFDLLGERLDDQVMNKVFQEFCIGK; translated from the coding sequence ATGCTTAGTTACAAAGTTGCGGACACAATTTGCGCCATCGCAACACCCTCTGGTCATGGTGGGATAAGCGTGGTGCGAATATGTGGTCCTCGAACCCTTGAGGTTTCTCGAAAGCTAATGAACTTGCCCGTAGATATCGAGTCTCACAGGGCCTATCTCACAATCGTAAATTCTGCGGATCAAACAAAACAAATCGATGAAGCTTTGGTAACTTATTTTGGCCAAGGCAAATCATATACTAACGATGAGACCTTAGAAATCTCTTGTCATGGCAGCCCCGTCATTGCCGAAGAAATCATTCAGAATTTGATTCTTGCAGGCTGTAGACTTGCTCAGAAAGGTGAATTTACTTTCAGAGCATTCATGTCTGGAAGAATTGATCTTCTTCAAGCAGAAAGTATTTTAACGCTCATTCAGAGCGATACAAAGAAAGCAGCAGAAATTTCTTTAAGACAGCTTAAAGGCGAGCTCAGCGATAAAGTAAAAGAAATGCAAGACAAAATGACTTGGCTCCTTGCACACCTTGAGGCGAGCATTGACTTTTCACTCGAAGATCTTCAAACCGTGGATTATGAAACCATCAAAACAAAAGTTGAAGAGATCTATGCATTAAATAAAAAACTTTTGGATACTTACAAAAAAGGTAAAGTGATTACAGACAGCATGAACGTAGCTCTGGTCGGGGAACCTAATGCGGGAAAGTCTAGCTTATTCAACCAACTAATCAAAAACGATAAAGCTATCGTTACAGAGATTGCTGGAACAACAAGAGATATCCTAGAAGGATATGTCATCATTGGTGGAGTTAAGGTTAAATTTATTGATACAGCCGGCCTTCACGATACGAAAGATACAGTAGAAATTATCGGTATTCAAAAAACCAGAGATCAGCTAAAGGTAGTGGATCATATATTTTACGTAGTAGACGCTACCCAAGATAAACCAATATTAGATACAGAAATTCTAGAAAAATACTCAGAGAAAATTATTTTCCTATTAAATAAAAAAGATCTTCCAAAATTTAAAGAAAACTTCACACATGTGATCGGGAAAAAAGTGGATAATCAAGTTTTCTTGGTTAGCGCTAAAATTCCTGAGACTTTAGATGAGGTAGTCCTTTATTTAGAAAATAAGATCAAGCAAGCTTTTCATGAAAGCTCAGCCGTAGTTCTGAAAACCAGACAATTTGAACTACTAGAAAAAATGAATCAATGTTTGGAAAGAGCAAAAAATTTATCATCAGAGAATGCATCGAGTGAATTTACAGCCTTTGAATTGAGAGACGCTTTAGAATGTTGCTTTGATCTTTTAGGTGAACGCCTAGACGATCAAGTTATGAATAAAGTTTTCCAAGAATTTTGTATCGGAAAGTAA